A window from Rhizosphaericola mali encodes these proteins:
- a CDS encoding alpha/beta hydrolase → MTKDLVVHNEARAEFLKGTNKCGILIIHGFTGSTQSMRLYGYALNEKGFTVLMPRLSGHGTTPEDMEQTTYLEWIKDVETAYYQLASEVDNVFVAGLSMGGSLTLYLAENYPIKAIATINAASMNLPAFESIFQDDNSPDFIKGIGSDIKKEGIKEWAYSKTPKKSIGEILKLEKILDENLSKITTPTIIFSSNEDHVVPPPHSQNIYDKISSKTKKLIHLENSYHVATLDNDLAIIVEETNHFFHQYI, encoded by the coding sequence ATGACAAAAGATCTAGTTGTTCATAACGAAGCGCGAGCCGAATTTCTAAAAGGAACAAATAAGTGTGGAATTTTAATCATCCATGGATTTACAGGGAGTACGCAGAGTATGCGCCTCTATGGATATGCCTTAAATGAAAAAGGATTTACCGTTTTGATGCCAAGGCTTTCCGGTCATGGCACCACTCCTGAAGATATGGAACAAACTACTTACCTAGAATGGATTAAGGATGTTGAAACGGCCTATTATCAATTGGCTTCAGAAGTAGACAATGTATTTGTAGCTGGCTTGTCTATGGGAGGTTCGCTCACATTATACTTAGCAGAAAACTATCCTATAAAAGCAATTGCAACTATAAATGCAGCCTCAATGAATCTCCCAGCATTCGAATCTATATTTCAAGATGATAATTCGCCAGATTTTATTAAAGGAATTGGTTCTGACATTAAGAAAGAGGGAATAAAAGAATGGGCATATAGTAAGACACCTAAGAAATCGATTGGAGAAATATTAAAATTGGAAAAAATATTAGATGAAAATTTATCCAAAATAACGACCCCAACTATCATATTCTCTTCTAATGAGGATCATGTAGTACCTCCTCCTCATTCACAAAATATTTATGATAAAATCAGTAGTAAAACTAAAAAATTGATTCATTTAGAAAATAGCTATCATGTCGCCACTTTAGACAATGACCTTGCGATAATTGTTGAAGAAACCAATCATTTTTTTCATCAATATATTTAG
- a CDS encoding Dyp-type peroxidase codes for MMYKAQNVTDTPNNNTIFMVWNFKEVLELNDSFERLCALIINLNNTAQIRSTVNKASIVLGIGYNAWINLKLPAPLPKELIEFQPIKGEKHIAVATNGDLHIHIRANNQSYCMDMAGEISNILNNVADCTEEVHGFRYWDGRSILGFVDGTENPQGEDRDYFGIIGNEDERFKGGSYLFVQKYIHNLTAWKSLNTKEQENVIGRSKADDIEMSDEKKPANSHSALANVGDDLKIVRDNMPFGNIAKNEMGTYFLAYASTFSTVKKMLTKMFIGDPVGNYDRILDFSEAKTGSLFFCPSIPMLKDFAG; via the coding sequence ATGATGTATAAAGCGCAAAACGTAACTGACACGCCCAATAACAATACCATTTTTATGGTTTGGAATTTTAAAGAGGTATTAGAATTGAACGATTCATTTGAAAGACTCTGTGCACTCATTATTAATTTGAACAATACAGCACAGATTCGATCTACTGTAAATAAGGCAAGTATTGTCTTAGGAATTGGTTACAATGCTTGGATCAATTTAAAATTACCAGCACCCTTACCCAAAGAACTCATTGAATTTCAACCTATAAAAGGAGAAAAGCATATTGCCGTCGCTACCAATGGCGACTTACATATACACATACGAGCGAATAATCAAAGCTATTGTATGGATATGGCAGGAGAAATTTCAAATATTTTAAATAATGTAGCGGATTGTACAGAGGAAGTGCATGGATTTAGATATTGGGATGGGCGCAGTATATTGGGTTTTGTTGATGGCACCGAAAACCCACAAGGAGAAGATCGAGATTATTTTGGGATAATTGGAAATGAAGACGAACGATTTAAAGGAGGAAGTTACTTATTTGTTCAGAAATATATCCATAATCTGACAGCATGGAAATCATTAAATACAAAAGAACAAGAAAATGTAATTGGTCGTAGCAAAGCGGACGACATCGAAATGTCAGATGAAAAAAAACCTGCAAATTCACACTCCGCATTGGCAAATGTGGGAGACGATTTAAAAATTGTTCGTGACAACATGCCTTTCGGAAATATTGCCAAAAATGAAATGGGAACTTATTTCCTTGCTTATGCGAGCACTTTTAGTACCGTAAAAAAAATGTTAACCAAAATGTTTATTGGTGATCCTGTCGGCAACTATGATAGGATTTTGGATTTTAGTGAAGCAAAAACAGGTTCATTATTTTTCTGTCCATCTATCCCAATGTTGAAGGATTTTGCTGGATAA